A window of the Eretmochelys imbricata isolate rEreImb1 chromosome 7, rEreImb1.hap1, whole genome shotgun sequence genome harbors these coding sequences:
- the ELOVL3 gene encoding very long chain fatty acid elongase 3, which yields MELLGANLSALRRPQEYDFERRFDELQAIQWMRENWVQCSLQCQDRQEASLSTPAALLTRSRRRRKSFSFALAYVLLIFGGQHVMKQRRGYDLRKPLVLWSLSLALFSIIGTLRTWGYMGFVLSTSGFKRSVCDPGFYNGPVSKFWAYMFVLSKVPELGDTVFIILRKQRLIFLHWYHHVTVLLYTWYAYKDMVAGGGWFMTMNYGVHAFMYSYYTVRAAGLRVPRPFAMVITVTQILQMVMGTAVSIMAYSWMQDGICSTSWEQFFWSSIMYLSYLVLFCHFFCEAYFKGRGKTKGD from the exons ATGGAGCTGCTGGGCGCCAACCTGTCCGCGCTGCGCCGCCCGCAGGAGTACGACTTCGAGCGGCGCTTCGACGAGCTGCAGGCGATCCAGTGGATGCGGGAGAACT GGGTGCAGTGCAGTCTGCAGTGCcaagacaggcaggaagcctcccttagcacccctgctgcgctgctgaccaggagccgccgcAG GCGTAAATCTTTCTCCTTCGCCTTGGCTTACGTGCTGCTGATCTTTGGAGGCCAGCATGTCATGAAGCAGCGGAGAGGGTACGACCTGCGCAAGCCACTGGTCCTGTGGTCACTCAGCCTGGCCCTGTTCAG TATCATCGGTACCCTGAGGACATGGGGATACATGGGATTTGTCCTCTCCACCAGTGGATTTAAGCGATCCGTGTGTGATCCAGGCTTCTATAATGGCCCCGTCAGCAAGTTCTGGGCATATATGTTTGTCCTAAGCAAAGTACCGGAATTGG GTGACACGGTGTTCATCATTCTCCGGAAGCAACGGCTCATCTTCCTGCACTGGTACCACCACGTCACAGTGCTGCTCTACACCTGGTATGCCTATAAGGACATGGTAGCCGGTGGCGGCTGGTTCATGACCATGAATTACGGTGTCCACGCCTTCATGTACTCCTACTACACAGTGCGGGCAGCGGGCTTGAGGGTGCCACGCCCATTTGCCATGGTGATCACCGTTACCCAGATCCTGCAGATGGTGATGGGCACAGCAGTGAGCATCATGGCATACTCCTGGATGCAGGATGGCATCTGCTCAACCTCCTGGGAACAATTCTTCTGGTCGTCCATAATGTATCTCAGCTACCTGGTGCTCTTCTGTCACTTCTTCTGCGAGGCATACTTTAAGGGGAGGGGCAAAACAAAAGGGGACTAA